Proteins from one Rosa chinensis cultivar Old Blush chromosome 7, RchiOBHm-V2, whole genome shotgun sequence genomic window:
- the LOC112175128 gene encoding uncharacterized protein LOC112175128: MTTMSTNPNTSPKDQTNSRSPKSRRWRQSQVATAVIAIAALLISTAAWLSLVFSGSPPSLTVARLQNKAPAPSFAQYRNDSVAVSEDEEWSLDDEELSLDDVVFGIAGSSGLWKQRKEYVRLWWRPDDMRGHVWMDEKVPGEENDESSLPPIMVSEDISRFRYTNPTGHPSGLRISRIISECFRLVLPKVRWFVLADDDTIINADNLVAVLSKYDASEMVYVGSPSESHSANTYFSHSMAFGGGGIAISYPLAKALSEIQDECLERYPKLYGSDDRLHACITELGVPLSREPGFHQYDIRGNAHGLLSSHPIAPFVSIHHVEAVDPFYPGLDSLQSLKLFTHAMRLQPSSFLQRSICYDRRYHLTFSVSLGYAVQVFPQIVLPRDLERSEQTYSAWNGITRRNEFDMDTKDVYRSVCKKPILFFLKDIRSQGNATLGSYMRSRAKDDFKRTVLCFPRSRHLRHLRKIQVLGHPLTKKWHLVPRRLCCQLNQKSDEFLRLEVGQCAKGASGSITNFK, encoded by the exons ATGACGACGATGTCAACCAACCCCAACACCAGTCCCAAAGACCAGACCAATTCCCGATCACCCAAAAGCCGGCGGTGGCGGCAGAGCCAGGTGGCGACGGCCGTGATAGCCATAGCGGCGCTCTTGATCTCCACGGCCGCGTGGCTCTCTCTGGTGTTCTCCGGCAGTCCTCCGTCGCTCACCGTCGCCCGCTTGCAGAACAAGGCACCGGCTCCGTCTTTTGCTCAGTACCGAAACGACAGCGTTGCGGTTTCCGAAGACGAAGAGTGGAGCCTGGACGACGAGGAGCTGAGCCTAGACGATGTCGTTTTCGGGATTGCCGGGTCATCCGGGCTCTGGAAGCAGCGGAAGGAGTACGTCAGGCTGTGGTGGCGTCCGGACGACATGCGCGGCCACGTGTGGATGGACGAGAAAGTTCCTGGAGAAGAAAACGACGAGTCGTCGTTGCCTCCGATCATGGTGTCCGAGGACATCTCGAGGTTCCGGTACACAAACCCGACGGGTCACCCGTCGGGGCTCCGAATCTCGCGCATAATTTCCGAGTGCTTCCGCCTCGTCCTGCCCAAAGTCCGGTGGTTCGTGCTGGCGGACGACGACACCATCATCAACGCCGACAACCTCGTCGCAGTTCTGAGCAAATACGACGCGTCGGAGATGGTTTATGTGGGGAGTCCATCGGAGAGTCACTCTGCGAATACTTATTTCAGTCATTCCATGGCTTTTGGCGGTGGGGGTATTGCGATTAGCTATCCTCTGGCGAAAGCTCTCTCTGAAATTCAAGATGAGTGTCTCGAGAGGTACCCGAAACTCTATGGAAGCGATGATCGACTCCATGCCTGCATTACTGAGCTTGGGGTTCCTTTAAGTAGAGAGCCCGGCTTTCACCAG TACGATATCAGAGGTAATGCACACGGTCTTCTATCTTCCCATCCGATAGCACCATTTGTGTCGATCCACCATGTCGAAGCTGTGGATCCTTTTTATCCTGGCTTAGACTCTCTACAAAGTTTGAAGCTGTTTACACATGCGATGAGACTCCAACCCAGCAGCTTTTTGCAGCGATCCATTTGTTATGATCGCCGATACCATCTCACATTTTCGGTTTCTCTTGGTTATGCGGTCCAAGTCTTCCCACAAATCGTGCTCCCTCGTGACCTCGAGCGGTCAGAGCAGACTTACTCTGCTTGGAATGGAATCACCAGGAGGAATGAATTTGATATGGACACCAAAGACGTGTACAGGTCTGTTTGTAAGAAGCCCATTCTGTTCTTCTTGAAAGATATTAGGTCGCAGGGTAATGCTACTTTGGGTTCATATATGAGGAGTAGAGCAAAAGATGATTTCAAAAGAACAGTTCTATGCTTTCCCCGATCCCGGCATTTGCGCCATCTGCGAAAAATTCAGGTTTTGGGTCATCCACTCACCAAGAAATGGCATTTG GTACCGCGCCGGCTATGTTGCCAACTGAACCAAAAGAGTGACGAATTCCTTAGATTAGAAGTTGGACAATGTGCTAAGGGAGCGTCTGGTTCTATTACTAATTTTAAATGA
- the LOC112178582 gene encoding probable receptor-like protein kinase At1g33260, with amino-acid sequence MAKSSRRKLVREEEQGAQILYSTSSSSSPHGFLPVCGCRTAIFTLSLLFSSLFFTFSEASRPIITDSSPSSSPTNPPTLPLKTHQGIHVDPKIVTLLITFSALLTSLIVIMALFKCFGFKLKRNQNRVGTAMEITNPETVDEDVNKKSENCVRKFSWDEIARFTNNFLKVIGSGGYSTVYLAQSPDSGHGFWAIKIHNGSERLNQVFKQELDILLRLGHQSIVKLLGYCDDREEGALIFEYVANGNLQEKLHGEEQSVLPWKNRMLIAYQIAQAIEYLHEKCDLQIVHMDIKASNVLLDKGLNSKLCDFGSAKMGFSSTVQPPSTATKKQLMMGSPGYTDPHYMRTGIASKKNDVYSFGVLLLELVTGMEAFCSEKGQLLTSVVGPRLMDGRAIEEEEVAGMVDRRLGSAGGFDVEEARTVLSLAATCLRQSPTLRPSVTQILRTITDRISSIAFILEEEEESRHKSVKSHT; translated from the exons ATGGCCAAATCTAGCAGAAGAAAACTAGtcagagaagaagaacaaggagcTCAGATTTTATATTCtacttcttcatcgtcttcccCACACGGATTTCTACCTGTCTGTGGTTGCAGAACCGCCATTTTCACTCTCTCCCTCTTGTTTTCCTCGTTATTCTTCACTTTCTCCGAGGCTTCTCGCCCCATAATCACCGACTCTTCCCCTTCTTCTTCCCCCACCAACCCTCCAACCTTGCCCTTAAAAACCCACCAGGGCATCCACGTTGACCCTAAAATCGTCACACTCCTAATAACCTTCTCTGCCCTACTGACCTCCCTGATTGTGATCATGGCTCTCTTCAAGTGCTTCGGCTTCAAACTGAAACGAAACCAGAACCGTGTGGGAACTGCAATGGAAATCACTAACCCCGAAACTGTTGACGAAGATGTGAATAAGAAGAGTGAGAATTGCGTGAGGAAGTTCAGTTGGGATGAGATTGCTAGATTCACCAACAACTTCTTAAAGGTGATTGGATCCGGAGGCTACAGCACCGTCTACTTGGCtcagtcgccggattccggtcacggATTTTGGGCTATTAAGATCCACAACGGCAGCGAGCGTCTCAATCAGGTTTTCAAGCAAGAACTGGACATCCTTCTTCGTCTCGGCCATCAAAGCATCGTCAAGCTTCTCGGTTATTGTGATGATCGAG AGGAGGGTGCTCTGATTTTCGAGTATGTGGCCAACGGAAATTTACAAGAGAAGCTTCACGGCGAAGAACAGAGTGTTCTGCCGTGGAAGAATAGGATGCTCATTGCATACCAAATCGCGCAAGCCATTGAATACCTGCACGAGAAATGCGACCTACAAATTGTTCACATGGACATCAAAGCCTCCAACGTGTTGCTCGACAAAGGCCTAAACTCCAAGCTCTGCGATTTCGGCTCAGCCAAAATGGGGTTTTCCTCCACCGTCCAACCGCCGTCTACGGCCACAAAGAAGCAGCTAATGATGGGGTCTCCCGGCTACACCGACCCGCACTACATGAGGACAGGAATTGCATCCAAGAAGAACGACGTGTACAGCTTCGGAGTGCTGCTCCTGGAGCTCGTGACGGGGATGGAGGCCTTCTGCTCGGAAAAGGGTCAACTCTTGACGTCGGTAGTGGGGCCCAGGCTGATGGACGGCCGCGCgattgaggaggaggaggtggcgggAATGGTGGACAGGAGGCTGGGATCGGCTGGCGGGTTTGACGTGGAGGAAGCGAGGACCGTGCTCTCGCTGGCCGCCACGTGCCTTCGGCAGTCTCCTACGCTCAGGCCATCTGTCACTCAAATTTTGCGGACAATCACCGACAGAATTTCCTCCATCGCATTCAtactagaagaagaagaagagtcgcGCCATAAATCAGTGAAATCACACACTTGA